The following coding sequences are from one Parafrankia discariae window:
- a CDS encoding NAD-dependent epimerase/dehydratase family protein, which produces MTTTLITGGAGFIGQHLTAHLTAAGRQVLVLDRTGQATFDDPAVSVILGDIRDPTAVTEAMSHADSWVHLAGVLGTQETVTNPRPAAETNVLGGLNVLEAAAQYRLPGVNIAVGNWWMLNTYAITKTTVEKFAAMYRDERHIAVSVVRALNAYGPGQSIAAPYGPSKVRKIMPSFICRALTGNPIEIYGDGQQIMDMIHVSDVAWALAATLTYTEEHGALSQPIEAGTGRRTTVREIAETIVAAAGSTSVIHHLPMRPGETPGAEVLADTSTLLGIANPALFTTLETGAANTVAWYAQHWLPSWLADHPAPTETAGR; this is translated from the coding sequence GTGACCACCACCCTAATCACCGGCGGCGCCGGGTTCATCGGGCAGCACCTCACCGCACACCTCACCGCCGCCGGCCGCCAAGTCCTCGTGCTCGACCGCACCGGCCAGGCCACCTTCGACGACCCGGCGGTCAGCGTCATCCTCGGCGACATCCGCGACCCCACCGCCGTCACCGAAGCCATGTCCCACGCCGACTCGTGGGTCCACCTCGCCGGCGTACTCGGCACCCAGGAGACCGTGACCAACCCGCGGCCGGCTGCGGAGACGAACGTCCTCGGCGGCCTCAACGTCCTGGAAGCCGCCGCGCAGTACCGGCTGCCCGGCGTGAACATCGCCGTGGGGAATTGGTGGATGCTCAACACTTACGCCATCACCAAGACCACGGTCGAGAAGTTCGCCGCGATGTACCGCGACGAGCGCCACATCGCGGTGAGCGTCGTCCGCGCGCTCAACGCCTACGGCCCCGGCCAGTCGATCGCCGCACCCTACGGCCCGTCCAAGGTCCGGAAGATCATGCCGTCGTTCATCTGCCGCGCGCTCACCGGGAACCCCATCGAGATCTACGGCGACGGCCAGCAGATCATGGACATGATCCACGTCTCCGACGTCGCGTGGGCCCTCGCCGCCACGCTCACCTACACCGAGGAGCACGGCGCCCTGAGCCAGCCGATCGAAGCTGGCACCGGCCGGCGGACCACCGTCCGCGAGATCGCCGAAACCATTGTGGCCGCCGCTGGCTCCACCAGCGTCATCCACCACCTACCCATGCGCCCCGGGGAGACGCCCGGCGCCGAAGTCCTCGCCGACACCTCCACCCTCCTCGGCATCGCCAACCCGGCTCTCTTCACCACCCTCGAAACGGGGGCCGCCAACACCGTCGCCTGGTACGCCCAGCACTGGCTCCCCAGCTGGCTGGCCGACCACCCGGCCCCCACAGAGACCGCCGGCCGATGA
- a CDS encoding glycosyltransferase family 2 protein, whose amino-acid sequence MTSGVTVVIPTIPPRAGLLARAVASASAQTLPPDALSVAVDTDRQGAWATRQRALDAVTTEWTAFLDDDDELGPHHIAILREHAESSGADYLYPWFVVAGGTDPLAQYFGQPWDDDAPHQTTIVTLVRTELAKAVGFREPGDGTVEGQRAGEDWLFTLGCIKAGAKIYHVPERTWTWHHHGRNTSGLPDRW is encoded by the coding sequence ATGACCAGCGGCGTCACCGTCGTCATCCCCACCATCCCGCCACGCGCCGGCCTGCTCGCCCGCGCCGTTGCCTCCGCCTCCGCGCAGACCCTGCCCCCCGACGCCCTGTCGGTCGCCGTCGACACCGACCGCCAAGGCGCGTGGGCGACCCGGCAACGCGCGCTCGACGCCGTCACCACCGAGTGGACGGCGTTCCTCGACGACGATGACGAGCTCGGCCCGCACCACATCGCGATCCTGCGCGAGCACGCGGAGAGCAGCGGCGCCGACTACCTGTACCCCTGGTTCGTCGTGGCCGGCGGCACCGACCCGCTCGCGCAGTACTTCGGCCAGCCGTGGGACGACGACGCCCCCCACCAGACAACGATCGTGACCCTGGTCCGCACCGAGCTCGCGAAGGCCGTCGGGTTCCGCGAGCCCGGAGACGGCACCGTCGAAGGACAGCGCGCCGGTGAGGACTGGCTGTTCACCCTCGGGTGCATCAAAGCCGGAGCGAAGATCTACCACGTGCCGGAACGCACCTGGACGTGGCACCACCACGGGCGGAACACCAGCGGCCTCCCGGACCGCTGGTGA
- a CDS encoding glycosyltransferase gives MKIFGWAADNGGCYFYRLGLPLGTLAEHGHDTHTSAVLTPDWRRDADIIIGQRVTNPGPSVTWQDLAAEGRTTLIYEIDDDLTEVDSSSPLAHGVFSDPETQARIRTNIAVASWVVCSTEALAEKLRRWNPDVRVVPNTIPASLLTLTRPRRAALTVGWAGSATHAMDWAEIRNPVRQYLRRNQASRLHTIGADYGTAVGLPEQTQHTIWQHEMASYYRAIDFDIGLAPLRPHLFNRSKSYIKCLEYAALGIPVIASNTGPYPGFVRDGETGFLVDRPHEWTRRLRQLTEDPDLRERMGTAARELAADHTIEGAAGQWAAAYGLPALTPVPA, from the coding sequence TTGAAGATCTTCGGATGGGCTGCGGATAACGGCGGCTGCTACTTCTACCGCCTCGGCCTGCCCCTCGGAACGCTCGCCGAACACGGCCACGACACCCACACATCCGCCGTCCTCACACCAGACTGGCGCCGAGATGCCGACATCATCATCGGCCAGCGAGTCACCAACCCCGGCCCGTCCGTCACCTGGCAGGACCTCGCAGCCGAAGGCCGCACCACCCTGATCTACGAGATCGACGACGACCTCACCGAGGTCGATAGCTCATCCCCACTGGCACACGGGGTGTTCAGCGACCCGGAGACCCAGGCCCGCATCCGGACGAACATCGCCGTCGCCTCCTGGGTCGTCTGCTCCACCGAGGCCCTCGCCGAGAAACTCCGCCGCTGGAACCCGGACGTGCGTGTCGTCCCGAACACGATCCCCGCGTCGCTGCTCACCCTGACCCGGCCACGTCGTGCCGCGCTCACCGTCGGCTGGGCCGGGTCCGCCACCCACGCCATGGACTGGGCGGAGATCCGCAACCCGGTCCGCCAGTACCTACGCCGCAACCAGGCCAGCCGCCTCCACACCATCGGCGCCGACTACGGCACCGCGGTCGGCCTGCCCGAGCAGACCCAGCACACCATCTGGCAACACGAGATGGCCAGCTACTACCGGGCGATCGATTTCGATATCGGCCTGGCGCCGCTGCGCCCCCACCTGTTCAACAGGTCGAAGTCCTACATCAAATGCCTGGAGTACGCCGCGCTCGGTATCCCGGTCATCGCGTCGAACACCGGCCCCTACCCCGGATTCGTCCGCGACGGCGAGACCGGGTTCCTCGTCGACCGGCCCCACGAGTGGACCCGCCGCCTACGGCAGCTCACCGAGGACCCCGACCTCCGCGAACGCATGGGCACGGCCGCCCGCGAACTCGCCGCCGATCACACCATCGAAGGCGCCGCCGGCCAGTGGGCCGCCGCCTACGGCCTGCCCGCCCTGACCCCTGTACCAGCATGA
- a CDS encoding glycosyltransferase family 2 protein → MNLWAMACCHRPDIPQMAATLAHMGMPADRVVIVANGPHPPAAADFPSARVVHYRSPGYNMSRWWNTGFDTIAELDPGPREIFVFNADTTADLDTVTRLATALREHDLTAAGPDQHGQFPNGEVFINRQPAPIDLYRRLPGYAFVIAGEHDLRCDPQFRHWWLDDDLEWQARSRRGTGIVGGTRVAHPPNGNPLSPTLTRWADEDRKKFLKKWGATSW, encoded by the coding sequence ATGAACCTCTGGGCCATGGCCTGCTGCCACCGCCCCGACATCCCCCAGATGGCGGCCACCCTCGCGCACATGGGCATGCCCGCCGACCGGGTCGTCATCGTCGCGAACGGCCCCCACCCACCCGCCGCCGCGGACTTCCCCAGCGCACGGGTCGTGCACTACCGCAGCCCCGGCTACAACATGAGCCGCTGGTGGAATACCGGCTTCGACACCATCGCCGAACTCGACCCCGGCCCGCGCGAGATCTTCGTGTTCAACGCCGACACCACCGCCGACCTCGACACCGTGACCCGGCTCGCCACCGCCCTCCGCGAACACGACCTCACCGCGGCCGGCCCCGACCAGCACGGCCAGTTCCCCAACGGGGAGGTGTTCATCAACCGGCAGCCCGCCCCAATCGACCTGTACCGGCGGCTCCCCGGCTATGCCTTCGTCATCGCCGGGGAGCACGATCTACGCTGCGACCCGCAGTTCCGCCACTGGTGGCTCGACGACGACCTCGAGTGGCAGGCCCGCAGCCGCCGCGGCACCGGGATCGTCGGCGGGACCCGCGTCGCCCACCCCCCGAACGGCAACCCGCTCTCCCCGACGCTCACCCGCTGGGCCGACGAGGACCGGAAGAAATTCCTGAAGAAGTGGGGAGCCACATCCTGGTGA